In Hamadaea flava, a genomic segment contains:
- a CDS encoding LacI family DNA-binding transcriptional regulator: MPDAEDDARPVTISYIAESAGVSIPTVSKVINGRRGVAADTRARVEAVISETGYRKPSLGPNPNKLMELVFDELEHQWGLQIIHGVQRVARKHRMGVVLTEFGPHRGAIRYWIDDALARRPSCVVTVAQLSGEQRSQLKAQGIPFVVFDPSGELPEDVPFVGATNWNGGRTATRHLLELGHRQIGMIAGPGDQLYCRARLDGYRAALETAGRLLVPHLVVHAELTREGGYTAAQTLLSRPDRPTAIFASNDLQALGVYQAARVAGLRVPADLSVVGFDDLPIAALTDPPLTTIHQPLTEMAVAATELALALGRGERTQQVGLELGTTLTVRESTAPPPQ, from the coding sequence GTGCCCGACGCCGAGGATGACGCCCGCCCGGTGACGATCTCCTACATCGCCGAGTCGGCCGGGGTGTCGATCCCGACCGTGTCCAAGGTCATCAACGGCCGCCGGGGCGTCGCGGCCGACACCCGCGCCCGGGTCGAGGCCGTGATCAGCGAGACCGGCTATCGCAAGCCCAGCCTCGGGCCGAACCCGAACAAGCTGATGGAGCTGGTCTTCGACGAGCTGGAACACCAGTGGGGCCTGCAGATCATCCACGGTGTACAGCGGGTCGCCCGGAAGCACCGCATGGGCGTGGTGCTGACCGAGTTCGGGCCGCATCGGGGCGCCATCCGGTACTGGATCGACGATGCCCTGGCCCGCCGTCCGTCCTGTGTGGTCACTGTCGCGCAGCTGTCCGGCGAGCAACGCAGTCAGCTCAAGGCGCAGGGCATCCCGTTCGTGGTGTTCGACCCGAGCGGCGAACTGCCCGAGGACGTGCCGTTCGTGGGAGCCACCAACTGGAACGGCGGGCGTACGGCGACGCGCCATCTCCTCGAACTGGGCCATCGCCAGATCGGCATGATCGCGGGGCCTGGTGACCAGCTCTACTGCCGCGCCCGGCTCGACGGCTACCGCGCGGCGCTGGAGACGGCGGGACGGCTTCTCGTGCCGCATCTGGTGGTGCACGCCGAGCTGACCCGCGAAGGCGGCTACACGGCCGCGCAGACCCTGTTGAGCCGGCCCGACCGGCCCACCGCGATCTTCGCCAGCAACGACCTGCAGGCGCTCGGCGTCTACCAGGCCGCCCGGGTGGCGGGGTTGCGCGTACCGGCGGATCTCAGCGTGGTCGGCTTCGACGACCTGCCGATCGCGGCGCTGACCGATCCCCCGCTGACCACGATCCACCAGCCGCTGACGGAGATGGCGGTCGCCGCGACCGAGTTGGCGCTCGCGCTCGGCCGGGGGGAACGTACGCAGCAGGTCGGGCTCGAACTCGGCACGACGCTGACCGTACGCGAAAGCACCGCCCCGCCCCCGCAGTGA
- a CDS encoding MBL fold metallo-hydrolase encodes MRITWLGHSAVLIEVPGLRLLADPLVRRRIGGLVRAKPLPEVAAHLARRGPPVDAVLVSHLHHDHCDLPSLRALRAPVVLAPPRSGAWLRRQGVDGVIEATVGDGTHLGAGVTVTAVHAEHQGRREPRGPSAEAVGHVVDTPDGSVWLAGDTGLHQSFRDLRYATRTGRLDVAVVPVWGWGPTLGPGHMDPRTAARAAVLSGASQAIPVHWGTLHPLGLRRFMGSVLTQPGPLFAEALYGTGVRPHVLRVGEYLDV; translated from the coding sequence ATGAGGATCACCTGGCTGGGGCACTCGGCGGTACTCATCGAAGTCCCCGGTCTGCGCCTGCTGGCCGATCCGCTGGTCCGCCGCCGGATCGGCGGACTCGTCCGGGCCAAGCCCCTGCCGGAGGTGGCGGCGCACCTGGCTCGGCGTGGTCCGCCGGTCGACGCCGTGCTCGTCTCCCACCTGCATCACGACCACTGCGACCTGCCGTCCTTGCGGGCATTGCGTGCGCCGGTCGTCCTCGCGCCGCCGAGATCGGGCGCGTGGCTGCGCCGCCAGGGCGTCGACGGCGTGATCGAAGCGACCGTGGGCGACGGTACGCATCTCGGCGCGGGAGTCACTGTCACCGCTGTTCACGCCGAGCACCAGGGTCGCCGCGAACCGCGCGGACCGTCCGCCGAGGCCGTCGGCCATGTCGTCGACACCCCGGACGGGTCGGTCTGGCTGGCCGGCGACACCGGGCTGCACCAGTCCTTCCGTGATCTCCGGTACGCCACCCGCACCGGACGGCTCGACGTGGCGGTCGTCCCGGTGTGGGGCTGGGGTCCCACCCTCGGGCCCGGCCACATGGATCCGCGTACGGCGGCTCGGGCGGCCGTGCTGTCCGGGGCGTCGCAGGCGATCCCCGTGCACTGGGGAACGCTGCATCCGTTGGGACTGCGGCGATTCATGGGATCTGTGCTGACTCAGCCGGGGCCGCTGTTCGCCGAGGCGCTCTACGGCACCGGAGTCCGGCCGCACGTCCTGCGGGTCGGCGAGTATCTCGACGTCTGA
- a CDS encoding phage holin family protein: MTDPSRRLRYRAGARDVRDALLGLVPTAVALLVASWLVEGFELAPWWAAIVLAAATGVVDAVARPLLRLLAGKAGAVMALTVGLVVQLLVLWVAVLIVPGASMSGVGAFLGTFFVVAIILAVTRWLLGVNDSSYLVSDLIRRGRRRHPTDSGDDTEGVVVVQIDGMPYPVLRFGVLSGDLPTLARWVRSGSHDMTQWWARVPSTTPASQAALLHGTNDGICAFRWYDKELGRLVVTNRPADAALVESRLSDGRGLLAGGGVSVSNMFSGDAATSLMVMSRVSGTQGLGPGRAYLRFFASPFVFARALVLTVGEMIKELYQGRQQRLRGVEPRIRRHGSYVALRGATNAVLRDLNVALVAEHMMAGAPVIYVDFVDYDEIAHHAGVARAESLAALRGVDRVLSTLEQVAAAAPRRYRFVVLSDHGQSQGATFLQLTGRTLEAAVRERIGATPSATVDETQAVEAWGPVNAMLTQVLSVTRTTSQWSARREQQAGGAGMVLGPRHDLSAIGRPELVVAGSGNLGLVWFPRLPGRVPWRTLEREFPGLVPGLLTEPGIGFVVVDSERGPLAIGPAGVHVLTDAVIEGTDPLVPFGPRAAADLARVAAMSTAPDIIVHSTFDERTGEVHAFEELVGCHGGLGGWQNRAALVHPADWPLDDDLLDRSVDGEAVLYGADLVHRQLVRWLERCGVRAKPDES, from the coding sequence GTGACCGACCCCAGCCGACGACTCCGCTACCGCGCGGGCGCCCGCGACGTACGCGACGCACTGCTGGGCCTGGTGCCGACGGCGGTGGCGCTGCTCGTGGCGTCGTGGCTGGTGGAGGGCTTCGAGCTGGCTCCGTGGTGGGCCGCGATCGTCCTGGCCGCCGCGACGGGCGTGGTCGACGCGGTCGCCCGGCCGCTGCTGCGCCTGCTGGCCGGCAAGGCCGGGGCGGTCATGGCGCTCACGGTCGGCCTCGTCGTTCAGCTCCTCGTGCTCTGGGTCGCCGTGCTGATCGTCCCGGGCGCGTCGATGAGCGGCGTGGGCGCGTTCCTCGGCACGTTCTTCGTGGTGGCGATCATCCTCGCGGTGACCCGCTGGCTGCTCGGCGTGAACGACAGCTCCTATCTGGTCTCGGACCTGATCCGGCGCGGTAGGCGACGTCATCCCACCGACTCCGGTGACGACACGGAGGGCGTCGTCGTGGTGCAGATCGACGGGATGCCCTATCCCGTGTTGCGGTTCGGTGTGCTCTCCGGCGACCTGCCGACCCTCGCCCGCTGGGTCCGGTCCGGCAGCCACGACATGACGCAGTGGTGGGCGCGCGTACCGTCGACGACGCCGGCCAGCCAGGCCGCTCTCCTGCACGGCACCAACGACGGCATCTGCGCCTTCCGCTGGTACGACAAGGAACTGGGGCGGCTGGTGGTCACCAATCGCCCGGCCGACGCGGCGCTGGTGGAGTCGCGGCTGTCGGACGGGCGGGGACTGCTCGCCGGCGGCGGCGTCAGCGTGTCCAACATGTTCAGCGGCGACGCCGCCACCTCGCTCATGGTGATGAGCCGCGTCTCCGGTACGCAGGGCCTCGGCCCCGGCCGGGCATACCTGCGGTTCTTCGCCAGCCCCTTCGTCTTCGCCCGGGCGCTGGTGCTGACCGTCGGAGAGATGATCAAGGAGCTGTACCAGGGACGCCAGCAACGCCTGCGCGGCGTCGAACCACGTATCCGCCGGCACGGTTCCTACGTCGCGCTGCGGGGCGCCACCAACGCCGTGCTGCGGGACCTGAACGTGGCGCTGGTGGCCGAGCACATGATGGCGGGCGCGCCCGTGATCTATGTCGACTTCGTGGACTACGACGAGATCGCCCACCACGCCGGGGTCGCCCGAGCCGAGTCGCTCGCGGCGTTGCGCGGGGTGGACCGCGTACTGAGCACATTGGAGCAGGTCGCGGCGGCCGCGCCGCGGCGCTATCGGTTCGTGGTTCTCTCCGACCACGGTCAGAGCCAGGGCGCCACCTTCCTCCAACTCACCGGCCGAACCCTCGAAGCCGCCGTGCGGGAGCGCATCGGGGCCACCCCGTCGGCCACGGTGGACGAGACCCAGGCGGTGGAGGCGTGGGGTCCGGTCAACGCCATGCTCACTCAGGTGCTCAGCGTCACGCGTACCACCTCGCAGTGGAGCGCCCGCCGCGAACAGCAGGCGGGCGGCGCGGGCATGGTGCTCGGACCTCGCCACGATCTGAGCGCCATCGGCCGCCCGGAGCTGGTGGTGGCCGGGTCCGGCAACCTCGGGCTGGTCTGGTTTCCGCGGCTGCCGGGCCGCGTGCCGTGGCGGACGCTGGAGCGCGAGTTCCCCGGCCTCGTGCCGGGACTGCTCACCGAGCCCGGGATCGGATTCGTGGTCGTGGACAGCGAGCGCGGTCCGCTGGCGATCGGACCCGCGGGCGTCCACGTGCTGACCGACGCGGTGATCGAGGGGACCGACCCGCTGGTGCCGTTCGGGCCGCGCGCCGCCGCGGACCTTGCCCGGGTTGCGGCCATGTCGACCGCGCCCGACATCATCGTCCACTCGACCTTCGACGAGCGGACCGGCGAGGTGCACGCCTTCGAGGAACTGGTCGGCTGCCACGGCGGCCTAGGCGGCTGGCAGAACCGGGCCGCGCTCGTGCACCCGGCCGACTGGCCGCTGGACGACGACCTGCTGGACCGGTCCGTCGACGGTGAGGCCGTCCTCTACGGCGCGGACCTCGTGCACCGGCAACTCGTGCGCTGGCTCGAACGGTGCGGAGTACGCGCCAAGCCGGACGAGTCATGA
- a CDS encoding S-4TM family putative pore-forming effector has protein sequence MDLETRLTTQQPTILARQKDPEIHALLRAMSVSHKRAQRLDLAQTVLSLGIAASSLAATFVDVATALTIIGALWAVIYSVGLVSWADNELRRAAVLQEMLDVRLFRLPWNPVIAGDQVGHEEINRLSTRYRGRQDMIEHYYEVPDLPAPYDVVACQQQNLGWGIRVRRRYAYVVLSGVVAWSVLGVVIGAWTGLTVGDVVLRWYVPSLGAILLGLDIFRSQRDVAEERGRALRIMRDRVRESIRTPGVDLAGFARQVQDVIYLTRQRTPRVPDWFFLRYRAGDRADFKAMMDELAGTLATRVP, from the coding sequence ATGGATCTGGAGACGCGGTTGACCACACAGCAGCCCACGATTCTGGCTCGGCAGAAAGATCCGGAGATCCACGCCCTGCTCCGGGCGATGTCCGTGTCCCACAAACGGGCGCAGCGGCTCGACCTCGCCCAGACCGTGCTGTCCCTGGGGATCGCGGCGTCCAGCCTCGCCGCCACCTTCGTCGACGTCGCCACCGCCCTCACGATCATCGGCGCGCTGTGGGCCGTGATCTATTCGGTGGGCCTGGTCTCCTGGGCCGACAACGAGTTGCGCCGGGCCGCCGTCCTGCAGGAGATGCTGGACGTACGCCTGTTCCGGCTGCCCTGGAACCCGGTCATCGCCGGCGACCAGGTCGGCCACGAGGAGATCAATCGGCTGAGCACTCGGTATCGGGGCCGCCAGGACATGATCGAGCACTACTACGAGGTCCCCGACCTGCCCGCCCCCTACGACGTGGTGGCCTGCCAGCAGCAGAACCTGGGCTGGGGCATCCGAGTCCGCCGCCGGTACGCGTACGTGGTGCTCAGCGGGGTCGTCGCGTGGTCCGTCCTCGGCGTCGTCATCGGCGCCTGGACCGGGCTGACCGTCGGCGACGTCGTGCTGCGGTGGTACGTGCCGTCGCTGGGCGCGATCCTGCTCGGCCTCGACATCTTCCGCAGCCAGCGGGACGTCGCGGAGGAACGGGGCCGGGCGCTGCGCATCATGCGCGACCGCGTCCGCGAGTCCATCCGCACGCCCGGCGTCGACCTCGCTGGGTTCGCCCGGCAGGTGCAGGACGTCATCTACCTCACCCGGCAGCGGACGCCGCGCGTACCGGACTGGTTCTTCCTGCGGTACCGGGCCGGCGACCGCGCCGATTTCAAGGCGATGATGGACGAGCTGGCGGGCACCCTCGCCACTCGCGTCCCGTAA
- a CDS encoding GbsR/MarR family transcriptional regulator — MPGARLTPEDRRQIALWLADDLGYAEIGRRLGRPTSTISREVARNGVPGDYLADHAQEAAGDRARRRKPARPPEPTAAGTEPAREFVDEFAVLLAATGLPRMTARVFVCLLTADAAGLTSADLVARLHVSPASVSKSIAYLETMDLVVRRPDVSGRRERYGIDDDVWLRAWQADTGAHTEIATATRRGIEIFGEGTTAGARLARMGQFFGRLSEHMSGSTLAESVVYDALTVLAALMYAARPLTPADLAAALGWPPERATAALDAIDGQPAIADPFALQAIGATYSLIPRPDRLTPAQRHALAP; from the coding sequence GTGCCGGGAGCCAGGCTGACGCCGGAGGACCGCCGCCAGATCGCGCTCTGGCTCGCCGACGACCTCGGGTACGCCGAGATCGGCCGCCGCCTCGGCCGCCCGACCTCCACGATCAGCCGCGAAGTCGCGCGCAACGGCGTACCCGGGGATTATCTGGCCGACCACGCGCAGGAAGCCGCCGGCGACCGGGCGCGGCGGCGCAAGCCCGCGCGACCGCCCGAGCCCACCGCCGCCGGGACGGAACCAGCCCGCGAGTTCGTGGACGAGTTCGCGGTCCTGCTGGCCGCGACCGGACTGCCACGGATGACCGCGCGGGTGTTCGTCTGCCTGCTCACCGCGGACGCTGCCGGTCTGACCTCGGCGGACCTGGTCGCCCGGTTGCACGTGAGCCCGGCCTCGGTGTCGAAGTCGATCGCCTACCTCGAAACCATGGACCTCGTCGTCCGCCGACCAGACGTCAGCGGCCGACGTGAGCGGTACGGCATCGACGACGACGTCTGGCTCAGGGCGTGGCAGGCCGACACGGGCGCGCACACCGAGATCGCGACCGCCACCCGGCGCGGCATCGAGATCTTCGGCGAGGGCACGACGGCCGGGGCCCGGCTAGCCCGGATGGGCCAGTTCTTCGGCCGCCTCAGCGAGCACATGAGCGGCAGCACGCTCGCCGAGTCCGTCGTCTACGACGCACTGACCGTGCTCGCCGCCCTGATGTACGCCGCCCGCCCGCTCACTCCGGCCGACCTCGCCGCCGCGCTCGGCTGGCCGCCGGAGCGGGCGACCGCCGCCCTCGACGCGATCGACGGGCAACCCGCGATCGCCGATCCCTTTGCGCTGCAAGCGATCGGGGCCACCTACTCGCTCATCCCGCGACCGGACCGCCTCACTCCCGCCCAACGCCACGCGCTCGCACCGTGA
- a CDS encoding serine hydrolase: MTIDLPGLSARIGDLLTAYAIPSAAIGVLREGELTEFAVGVKNVVTGEPATADTVYQCGSMTKTWTALAFLQLVDEGAVDLDTPVRTYLPGFAVADPEVSATVTPRHLLQHTNGIEEAYGDPGEDDDVYERMVDAIADAPQVFPLGHTHGYSAALGYAVLARILEVHDGKRWDDVMRDRVFGPLGLTGTGSRREQVDESRAATGHLTVSLTEDPIVTPVDYLPRAFGPGGNVTSTVREVLAMAHVILTEGLAPTGKRILSAERVREMKESRVPVPDPYMFGPEWALGLIVCDWHGQTVYASDGSTIGQNSRLRILPEADTAIVLLTNGGPRESFYRKAFTEILADLGLPGVPDLPAPDPALILDPTRYAGVYERPGARFEVTAEDGRLHLTLGIDPMQAEFLGKPDRVTYELLAVSETHFLMPPTDELEDTQTVAIYDFASGTGRAQYLHTNCRVHPRVE; encoded by the coding sequence ATGACGATCGACCTGCCCGGCCTGTCCGCCCGGATCGGCGACCTGCTCACCGCGTACGCCATCCCGAGCGCGGCGATCGGCGTACTCCGCGAGGGCGAGCTGACCGAGTTCGCGGTCGGCGTCAAGAACGTGGTCACGGGGGAGCCCGCGACGGCGGACACCGTCTACCAGTGCGGATCGATGACGAAGACCTGGACCGCGCTGGCCTTCCTGCAACTCGTCGACGAGGGCGCGGTGGACCTCGACACCCCGGTACGCACCTACCTGCCCGGCTTCGCGGTCGCCGATCCCGAGGTCAGCGCCACGGTGACCCCGCGGCACCTGCTCCAGCACACCAACGGGATCGAGGAGGCGTACGGCGATCCCGGCGAGGACGACGACGTCTACGAGCGAATGGTCGATGCGATCGCCGATGCGCCGCAGGTCTTCCCGCTCGGTCACACGCACGGCTACAGCGCTGCCCTGGGGTACGCCGTCCTCGCCCGCATCCTGGAGGTCCACGACGGCAAGCGCTGGGATGACGTCATGCGCGACCGGGTCTTCGGTCCGCTGGGGCTGACCGGTACCGGCAGCCGGCGCGAGCAGGTCGACGAGAGCCGGGCGGCGACCGGTCACCTCACCGTGTCGTTGACGGAGGACCCGATCGTCACGCCGGTGGACTACCTGCCGCGCGCCTTCGGCCCCGGCGGCAACGTCACCTCGACGGTCCGGGAGGTGCTCGCGATGGCGCACGTCATCCTCACCGAAGGGTTGGCGCCCACCGGAAAGCGCATCCTCTCGGCGGAGCGCGTCCGGGAGATGAAGGAGTCGCGGGTGCCCGTGCCCGACCCCTACATGTTCGGACCGGAGTGGGCGCTCGGGCTCATCGTGTGCGACTGGCACGGCCAGACCGTGTACGCCAGCGACGGCAGCACGATCGGGCAGAACTCCCGGCTGCGCATCCTGCCCGAGGCGGACACGGCCATCGTGCTGCTGACCAACGGCGGACCCCGGGAAAGCTTCTACCGCAAGGCGTTCACCGAGATCCTGGCCGACCTCGGCTTGCCAGGCGTCCCGGATCTCCCGGCCCCCGACCCGGCGCTGATCCTCGACCCGACCCGGTACGCCGGGGTCTACGAGCGCCCCGGCGCGCGGTTCGAGGTGACCGCGGAGGACGGCAGGCTCCACCTGACCCTCGGGATCGATCCGATGCAGGCGGAGTTCCTCGGCAAGCCCGATCGGGTCACGTATGAGCTGCTGGCCGTCAGCGAGACGCATTTCCTGATGCCGCCGACCGACGAACTGGAGGACACCCAGACGGTCGCGATCTACGACTTCGCCAGCGGTACCGGTAGAGCGCAGTACCTGCACACCAACTGCCGGGTGCACCCGCGCGTCGAGTGA
- a CDS encoding sensor histidine kinase, whose translation MQADRPRLRTRLAVLYALTAVVLGAGPVAVAGLGAWSGGSTREYGAPPGPPDNTLAVLLAALLGLLVVALAAGPIGWLLAGRAVRPLHELTTAAGGAAPDRLPGHGELGKYQEYADLSATLTSLYARLDSAYAAQRRFVADASHELRTPLTVQRALIQVKLADPEADATSLRAVCEEVLRLGDQQERLVGALLALAQGEQRPVAAEPVDLARLVADAVAARRSAAESRGLTVRTDIQPALVSRADPTQLSSLIGNLLDNAVTYNVAGGRIDLATRFAAGRTVLTVANTGPIVPPDAVGRIMQPFQRLSPHLQADRQPADRPQTANSGLGLAIVRAIAGSHGADLQVRPNADGGLTVTVGFPRPEPYSGA comes from the coding sequence GTGCAGGCTGACCGGCCGCGGCTGCGTACGCGGCTCGCAGTGCTCTATGCCCTGACCGCCGTCGTCCTCGGCGCGGGACCGGTGGCCGTCGCCGGCCTCGGCGCCTGGTCCGGCGGCTCCACGCGGGAATACGGCGCTCCGCCCGGACCCCCCGACAACACCCTGGCCGTGCTCCTCGCCGCGCTGCTCGGACTGCTCGTGGTCGCCCTCGCCGCCGGTCCCATCGGGTGGCTGCTCGCGGGCCGCGCGGTCCGCCCGCTCCACGAACTCACCACCGCCGCCGGGGGCGCGGCCCCGGATCGGCTGCCCGGCCACGGCGAACTCGGCAAATACCAGGAGTACGCCGACCTGTCCGCCACGTTGACCAGCTTGTACGCCCGCCTGGACAGCGCGTACGCCGCCCAGCGGCGGTTCGTCGCCGACGCCTCCCACGAGCTGCGTACGCCGTTGACCGTCCAACGTGCCCTGATCCAGGTCAAGCTCGCCGACCCCGAAGCGGACGCGACGTCCCTCCGCGCGGTGTGCGAGGAGGTGCTCCGTCTCGGGGACCAGCAGGAGCGGCTCGTCGGGGCCCTGCTGGCATTGGCGCAGGGAGAGCAGCGCCCGGTGGCCGCCGAACCGGTCGACCTGGCCCGGCTCGTCGCCGACGCGGTGGCCGCCCGCCGCTCCGCCGCCGAGAGCCGGGGCCTCACCGTACGCACGGACATCCAGCCGGCACTGGTGTCCCGGGCCGATCCGACCCAGCTGTCCAGCCTGATCGGCAACCTGCTCGACAACGCCGTCACCTACAACGTGGCCGGTGGTCGGATCGACCTCGCCACTCGCTTCGCCGCCGGGCGTACGGTCCTCACCGTCGCCAACACCGGGCCGATCGTGCCGCCCGACGCGGTCGGCCGGATCATGCAGCCGTTCCAGCGCCTCAGCCCCCATCTTCAGGCCGATCGGCAGCCGGCCGATCGTCCGCAGACCGCGAACTCCGGGCTGGGACTGGCGATCGTCCGTGCCATCGCCGGCAGCCACGGCGCCGACCTCCAGGTTCGCCCCAATGCGGACGGTGGGCTCACCGTCACAGTCGGCTTCCCGCGGCCTGAGCCCTATTCGGGAGCCTGA
- a CDS encoding response regulator transcription factor — MRVLVAEDHRLLAETIGTGLRREGMAVDVVTDGGEALHRLAATAYDVLVLDRGLPVVSGDDVCRQVGARGLPARVLMLTAAGTLTDRVAGLDLGADDYLTKPFDFPELVARVRALGRRSVAPVPPVLRIGDVELDPARRTITRSGRPVPLTAKEFTLLAYLMARPGRVVSTEELLDHVWDEAANPFTTTVKTTLGRLRAKLGPPPIITTIREGGYRAG; from the coding sequence ATGCGCGTACTGGTCGCGGAGGACCACCGGCTGCTCGCCGAGACGATCGGGACCGGGCTGCGCCGCGAGGGCATGGCGGTCGACGTGGTGACCGACGGCGGCGAAGCGCTGCACCGGCTGGCCGCCACGGCGTACGACGTGCTGGTGCTCGACCGTGGGCTGCCGGTCGTCTCCGGCGACGACGTCTGCCGCCAGGTCGGCGCGCGCGGGCTGCCCGCCCGCGTCCTGATGCTCACTGCGGCGGGCACGCTCACCGACCGCGTCGCCGGGCTCGACCTCGGCGCCGACGACTACCTGACCAAGCCGTTCGACTTCCCGGAACTGGTCGCCCGGGTCCGCGCGCTCGGCCGGCGCTCCGTCGCGCCGGTGCCGCCGGTGTTGCGGATCGGCGACGTCGAACTCGATCCGGCCCGCCGGACGATCACCCGGTCCGGGCGACCGGTGCCGCTCACCGCCAAGGAGTTCACGCTGCTGGCGTACCTGATGGCCCGGCCCGGCCGGGTGGTGTCCACGGAGGAACTGCTCGACCACGTGTGGGACGAGGCGGCCAACCCGTTCACCACCACGGTGAAGACCACGCTCGGCCGGCTGCGGGCCAAACTCGGCCCGCCGCCGATCATCACCACGATCCGGGAAGGCGGCTACCGTGCAGGCTGA
- a CDS encoding ABC transporter ATP-binding protein, with the protein MILETEALAKRYRRRWALHDCTLAVPEGAIVGLVGPNGAGKSTLLQLIVGLLPPTSGAVRVLGGPPATVMRSGRVGFVAQDAPTYAGLTVADHLNLGAGLNPHRWDAVAAASRIDRLGLPLRQRAGGLSGGQRAQLALTIALSKRPDLLILDEPVAALDPLARRAFLDETAAAATAAGTAVVLSTHLVADLAHVCTQVVVLAGGRVRLASAIAELCGSPAELERIVLDQLTQAAAERTPNS; encoded by the coding sequence ATGATCCTGGAAACCGAGGCCCTCGCCAAGCGTTACCGGCGGCGATGGGCGTTGCACGACTGCACGCTGGCCGTGCCCGAGGGTGCGATCGTCGGTCTGGTCGGGCCGAACGGCGCGGGCAAGTCCACCTTGTTGCAGCTGATCGTCGGCCTGCTGCCGCCGACGTCAGGCGCGGTCCGGGTGTTGGGCGGCCCGCCCGCCACGGTGATGCGCTCCGGCCGGGTCGGGTTCGTCGCGCAGGACGCGCCGACCTACGCCGGCCTCACCGTCGCCGACCACCTGAACCTGGGCGCCGGGCTGAATCCGCACCGCTGGGACGCCGTCGCCGCGGCGAGCCGGATCGACCGGCTGGGTCTGCCGCTGCGGCAGCGGGCCGGCGGGCTCTCCGGAGGTCAGCGGGCTCAACTGGCCCTCACCATCGCCCTGTCGAAACGGCCCGACCTGCTGATCCTCGACGAGCCGGTGGCCGCCCTCGACCCGCTCGCGCGACGGGCGTTCCTGGACGAGACCGCGGCCGCCGCCACGGCCGCGGGCACCGCCGTCGTGCTCTCCACGCACCTGGTCGCCGATCTGGCCCACGTCTGTACGCAGGTCGTGGTGCTCGCGGGCGGCCGGGTTCGGCTTGCCTCCGCCATCGCCGAGCTGTGCGGATCGCCGGCCGAATTGGAGCGCATCGTGCTCGACCAGCTCACCCAGGCCGCCGCGGAAAGGACGCCGAACTCATGA
- a CDS encoding ABC transporter permease, translating into MIRLALRQFRASAWTAAIGLLAVAALVLATRSHLVAAAAAAQRACGDDPDCPALLTFVHGNAPLSTAVGLIVLVTPALIGAFWGAPMVAREVETGTHRLVWTQSISRTRWLTVKLGVVGAATVVLTGLLSLLVTWWAEPLDKAAAAVYGTFDQRDLVPVGYAMFALAIGLTLGLATRRTLPAMALTFGGVLAVRIAVTSRIRPLAATPEKTAFALDPDRTGYGSGGNILLGIPKASLQPPPPDLPNAWVRSADVVDGAGKPLTDAVFRSTCPTVGQGGGGKAAGPVPAEAAQQMHDCVVRLGQTYHQAVAYQPGDRYWTFQWWEFGVYAGITAVLCAYAFHRLRRHGG; encoded by the coding sequence ATGATCAGGCTCGCCCTCCGACAGTTCCGCGCGTCGGCGTGGACCGCCGCGATCGGGCTCCTCGCCGTCGCCGCCCTGGTCCTCGCAACGCGGTCGCACCTGGTCGCCGCGGCCGCCGCCGCCCAACGGGCCTGCGGAGACGACCCCGACTGCCCGGCGCTGCTCACCTTCGTGCACGGCAACGCACCGTTGAGCACGGCGGTCGGGCTCATCGTCCTCGTGACGCCCGCTCTGATCGGCGCGTTCTGGGGCGCGCCGATGGTGGCCCGCGAGGTCGAGACCGGTACGCACCGGCTGGTCTGGACGCAGAGCATCAGCCGGACGCGGTGGCTCACGGTGAAGCTGGGCGTCGTCGGGGCCGCGACCGTCGTGCTCACTGGACTGCTGAGCCTGCTCGTCACATGGTGGGCGGAGCCGCTGGACAAGGCGGCAGCCGCCGTCTACGGAACCTTCGACCAGCGCGACCTCGTGCCCGTCGGGTACGCGATGTTCGCCCTCGCCATCGGCCTGACGCTGGGACTGGCGACGCGCCGGACGCTGCCGGCCATGGCCCTGACGTTCGGCGGCGTACTGGCCGTGCGGATCGCGGTGACCAGCCGGATCCGGCCGCTGGCCGCCACGCCGGAGAAGACGGCGTTCGCCCTCGACCCGGATCGCACCGGCTACGGCTCCGGCGGCAACATCCTCCTCGGCATCCCGAAGGCGAGTCTGCAACCGCCGCCACCGGACCTGCCGAACGCGTGGGTCCGGTCGGCCGACGTGGTCGACGGGGCCGGCAAGCCGCTCACCGACGCAGTGTTCCGCTCGACCTGCCCGACCGTTGGACAAGGCGGCGGCGGCAAAGCAGCGGGACCGGTCCCGGCCGAGGCGGCCCAGCAGATGCACGACTGCGTCGTCCGGCTCGGCCAGACCTACCACCAGGCCGTCGCGTACCAGCCGGGCGATCGCTATTGGACGTTCCAGTGGTGGGAGTTCGGCGTGTACGCCGGCATCACGGCCGTGCTGTGCGCGTACGCGTTCCATCGGCTGCGCCGCCACGGCGGCTGA